Proteins encoded in a region of the Streptococcus sanguinis genome:
- the purD gene encoding phosphoribosylamine--glycine ligase: MKLLVVGSGGREHAIAKKLLESQGVEQVFVAPGNDGMTLDGLDLVNIGISEHSKLIEFANENDVAWSFIGPDDALAAGIVDDFNQAGLKAFGPSRLAAELEWSKDFAKEIMVKYGVPTAAYGTFSDFEEAKSYIEKQGAPIVVKADGLALGKGVVVAENVEQAVEAAHDMLLDNKFGDSGARVVIEEFLDGEEFSLFAFVNGDKFYILPTAQDHKRAYDGDKGPNTGGMGAYAPVPHLPQSVVDQSVETIIKPVLKGMIAEGRPYLGVLYAGLILTADGPKVIEFNSRFGDPETQIILPRLTSDFAQNITDILDKREPAITWLDEGVTLGVVVASEGYPLDYEKGLPLPEKTDGDIITYYAGAKFAENSRALLSNGGRVYMLVTTADTVSAAQEKIYDQLKKQDTTGLFYRTDIGSKAIKD; this comes from the coding sequence ATGAAGCTTTTAGTTGTTGGTTCAGGCGGTCGTGAGCATGCGATTGCCAAGAAGTTATTGGAGTCTCAGGGTGTGGAGCAGGTGTTTGTCGCTCCTGGAAATGATGGCATGACCTTAGATGGTCTGGATTTAGTAAACATTGGAATTTCCGAACATTCTAAACTAATCGAATTTGCCAATGAGAATGATGTTGCTTGGTCTTTTATTGGTCCGGATGATGCCCTGGCAGCTGGGATTGTAGATGATTTTAACCAAGCTGGGCTCAAGGCTTTCGGTCCATCTCGTTTAGCAGCGGAGCTGGAGTGGTCCAAGGATTTTGCCAAGGAAATCATGGTCAAATACGGTGTTCCGACAGCAGCCTATGGCACATTTTCCGACTTTGAGGAAGCCAAATCCTACATCGAAAAGCAGGGAGCGCCTATCGTGGTCAAGGCGGACGGCCTAGCTCTGGGTAAGGGTGTAGTCGTAGCGGAGAACGTGGAGCAGGCGGTCGAAGCAGCTCACGATATGCTCTTAGATAATAAGTTCGGCGACAGCGGTGCGCGTGTGGTTATTGAAGAGTTCCTGGACGGCGAGGAGTTTTCCCTCTTTGCCTTTGTCAATGGCGATAAGTTTTACATCCTGCCGACGGCCCAGGACCATAAGCGGGCCTACGATGGGGACAAGGGTCCCAATACAGGCGGCATGGGAGCCTATGCGCCAGTGCCTCACCTGCCACAAAGCGTGGTGGACCAGTCGGTTGAGACGATTATCAAGCCGGTTCTCAAAGGCATGATAGCTGAGGGACGACCTTATCTGGGCGTGCTCTATGCTGGGCTGATTCTGACAGCAGATGGCCCTAAGGTCATTGAGTTCAACTCGCGCTTCGGTGATCCAGAGACACAGATTATCTTGCCACGCTTGACTTCTGACTTTGCGCAGAACATCACGGACATTTTGGACAAGAGAGAGCCTGCTATCACTTGGCTGGATGAGGGAGTGACCCTAGGCGTGGTTGTCGCATCAGAGGGCTACCCGCTGGACTATGAGAAAGGCCTGCCTCTGCCTGAGAAGACAGACGGTGACATCATCACCTACTATGCTGGGGCTAAGTTTGCGGAAAATAGCAGAGCACTGCTGTCAAATGGCGGTCGAGTGTACATGCTGGTTACCACAGCAGATACCGTCTCAGCTGCGCAGGAAAAAATCTACGACCAACTAAAAAAACAAGACACCACAGGCCTCTTTTACCGAACTGATATCGGAAGCAAGGCCATAAAAGATTAA
- the purE gene encoding 5-(carboxyamino)imidazole ribonucleotide mutase, translating into MKPIISIIMGSKSDWATMQKTAEVLDRFGVAYEKKVVSAHRTPDLMFQHAEEARSRGIKVIIAGAGGAAHLPGMVAAKTTLPVIGVPVKSRALSGLDSLYSIVQMPGGVPVATMAIGEAGATNAALTALRILAIEDQDLAAALADFAEEQGKIAEESSNELI; encoded by the coding sequence ATGAAACCAATTATTTCCATCATCATGGGCTCTAAATCCGACTGGGCTACCATGCAAAAAACTGCTGAAGTCCTAGACCGCTTTGGTGTAGCCTACGAAAAGAAAGTCGTCTCTGCCCACCGCACGCCTGACCTCATGTTTCAGCATGCCGAAGAAGCCCGCAGCCGTGGCATCAAGGTCATCATCGCTGGGGCAGGTGGGGCAGCGCATTTGCCAGGAATGGTAGCGGCTAAAACCACTCTGCCTGTTATCGGTGTACCCGTCAAATCACGCGCTCTCAGCGGTCTGGACTCACTTTATTCGATCGTTCAGATGCCGGGTGGTGTGCCAGTGGCAACTATGGCAATCGGTGAAGCGGGAGCGACAAATGCTGCCCTGACTGCCCTTCGGATCTTGGCGATTGAAGACCAAGATCTAGCAGCAGCGCTAGCGGATTTTGCAGAAGAACAAGGAAAAATCGCTGAGGAGTCAAGCAATGAGCTCATCTAA
- the purK gene encoding 5-(carboxyamino)imidazole ribonucleotide synthase: protein MSSSKTIGIIGGGQLGQMMAISAIYMGHKVIALDPAADCPASRVAELIVAPYNDVDALRQLAERCDVLTYEFENVDADGLDAVIKDGQLPQGTDLLRISQNRIFEKDFLANKAQVTVAPYKVVTSSQDLADIDLSKNYVLKTATGGYDGHGQKVIRSAEDMEEAYALADSADCVLEEFVNFDLEISVIVSGNGKDVTVFPVQENIHRNNILSKTIVPARISESLADKAKAMAVRIAEQLKLSGTLCVEMFATADDIIVNEIAPRPHNSGHYSIEACDFSQFDTHILGVLGAPLPVIQLHAPAVMLNVLGQHVEAAETYVTENPSAHLHLYGKIEAKHNRKMGHVTLFSDVPDGVEEFGE, encoded by the coding sequence ATGAGCTCATCTAAAACAATCGGAATTATCGGTGGCGGTCAGCTGGGACAGATGATGGCCATTTCTGCTATCTACATGGGGCACAAGGTCATCGCGCTGGATCCAGCAGCGGACTGTCCAGCCTCTCGTGTGGCAGAGCTTATCGTGGCTCCTTATAACGATGTGGACGCTCTCCGTCAGTTGGCGGAGCGTTGCGATGTCCTGACCTATGAGTTTGAAAATGTTGATGCTGACGGTTTGGATGCCGTTATCAAGGATGGTCAGCTCCCTCAAGGAACGGACCTGCTCCGCATTTCTCAAAATCGGATTTTTGAAAAGGATTTTCTTGCAAACAAGGCCCAAGTCACCGTGGCACCCTACAAGGTCGTGACTTCTAGCCAAGACTTGGCGGATATCGACCTGTCGAAAAACTATGTCCTCAAAACGGCGACTGGTGGCTACGACGGACATGGGCAAAAGGTCATTCGCTCGGCAGAAGACATGGAAGAAGCCTATGCACTAGCTGATTCAGCAGACTGTGTCTTGGAAGAATTTGTCAATTTTGACCTTGAAATTTCCGTCATCGTGTCCGGAAATGGCAAGGATGTGACAGTTTTCCCAGTTCAGGAAAATATCCACCGCAACAATATCCTGTCTAAGACCATCGTGCCAGCCCGCATTTCAGAGAGTCTAGCTGATAAGGCCAAAGCCATGGCGGTACGAATCGCAGAGCAGCTCAAGCTGTCTGGAACCCTCTGCGTAGAAATGTTTGCGACTGCTGATGACATCATTGTCAACGAGATTGCTCCACGGCCGCACAACTCTGGGCACTACTCTATCGAAGCCTGCGATTTCTCGCAGTTTGATACCCATATTCTCGGTGTTCTGGGAGCACCATTGCCAGTCATCCAACTGCATGCGCCAGCCGTTATGCTCAATGTTCTCGGCCAGCATGTCGAGGCCGCTGAAACATATGTCACAGAAAATCCAAGCGCCCACCTCCACCTGTATGGTAAAATAGAAGCGAAGCATAACCGCAAGATGGGGCATGTGACTTTGTTTAGTGATGTACCGGATGGTGTGGAAGAGTTTGGGGAGTAA
- a CDS encoding YdcF family protein, protein MRPIIPKSPEVPKEFSDKEISFLTKSVFGEIIEPQPCDVLFVFSGTHPGHWEKAIEAYQKSYVRRIIVTGGRSLTGTPHPEWNGHTEAEVIIQHLMAAGIPEEAIKSENSSSNTLENVLFAKEIFDFNTVETVMFICKSHATGRQWRTLAQHLPKHLRYIPYTFNAFYKDVEIGRDSWMNTDIGKSRVWGEYLRLLHYGEKGDILKLDVEL, encoded by the coding sequence ATGAGACCAATTATCCCGAAAAGTCCAGAAGTTCCGAAAGAGTTCTCTGATAAAGAAATCTCTTTTTTGACTAAGAGTGTTTTTGGGGAAATAATCGAACCTCAGCCGTGTGATGTTTTATTTGTTTTCAGTGGGACTCACCCAGGCCACTGGGAAAAAGCTATTGAGGCTTATCAAAAAAGCTATGTAAGACGAATTATTGTGACCGGCGGTCGAAGTTTGACAGGAACGCCTCATCCAGAATGGAATGGACATACAGAGGCAGAGGTTATTATCCAGCATCTGATGGCTGCGGGCATTCCTGAAGAAGCGATTAAATCTGAAAACTCCTCTAGCAATACTTTAGAAAACGTACTGTTTGCCAAAGAAATTTTTGATTTTAATACTGTTGAGACCGTTATGTTCATTTGCAAAAGTCACGCGACTGGTAGGCAATGGCGGACCTTGGCTCAGCACTTGCCAAAGCATCTTCGCTACATCCCATATACCTTCAATGCTTTTTACAAGGATGTTGAGATTGGTCGGGATAGCTGGATGAATACAGACATTGGCAAGTCCAGAGTTTGGGGAGAATATCTGCGGCTTCTCCATTATGGAGAAAAGGGAGATATTTTAAAGTTAGATGTTGAATTGTGA
- a CDS encoding phosphoribosylaminoimidazole carboxylase, producing MIQIIVNAFVEEGKETAVVEVLFASADHKKVKAKYQELKIQYPNNYLAIYDLPLDTDLSSLPHYPSVAISKEEFN from the coding sequence ATGATTCAAATCATCGTTAATGCTTTTGTGGAAGAAGGTAAAGAAACTGCAGTTGTGGAAGTGCTCTTTGCCAGTGCCGACCATAAAAAAGTAAAAGCCAAATATCAGGAATTAAAGATTCAATATCCAAACAATTATCTGGCTATCTATGATTTGCCATTGGATACAGATCTAAGTAGCTTGCCACACTATCCGTCGGTGGCGATAAGCAAGGAGGAGTTTAATTAG